A portion of the Bdellovibrio bacteriovorus genome contains these proteins:
- the truA gene encoding tRNA pseudouridine(38-40) synthase TruA, which yields MKTTKVRFTVAYDGTGYCGWQKQKQEGQISVASLIEKALERVFNEKITLFASGRTDAGVHAFNQVCHFSTHRKLDPAKKWDICWALNSHLPSSIVVKKAWIAPEEFHATISATHKTYRYFILNRPRPSAHLARHMDWVRKPLDIDILQVSTQYLVGNYDFKSFQSVGTPITDTVREVFQADWKWRKPDVLQFTITGDGFLKQMVRNIVGTALMIERRQENPVRMKEILDSMDRRQAGPPAPAAGLYLLRVYYPQDLDKQCIEL from the coding sequence ATGAAGACAACAAAGGTGCGTTTCACGGTTGCCTATGACGGAACGGGTTACTGCGGATGGCAAAAGCAGAAGCAAGAAGGCCAGATTTCAGTAGCCTCTTTAATAGAGAAGGCTTTAGAACGCGTATTTAATGAAAAGATCACATTGTTCGCCTCGGGAAGAACTGATGCGGGAGTTCATGCCTTTAATCAGGTTTGCCACTTTTCTACGCACCGCAAGCTAGATCCGGCTAAAAAATGGGATATTTGTTGGGCCCTGAACTCTCATCTGCCGTCCTCCATTGTGGTGAAGAAAGCTTGGATTGCTCCCGAAGAATTCCATGCGACGATTTCCGCGACTCATAAAACATACCGTTACTTTATATTGAATCGTCCTCGCCCCAGTGCGCACTTGGCGCGGCACATGGATTGGGTGCGTAAGCCCCTGGATATCGATATTCTGCAGGTAAGTACTCAATATCTTGTGGGAAATTACGATTTTAAAAGTTTTCAATCCGTGGGAACTCCGATCACCGATACGGTGCGAGAGGTCTTTCAGGCGGATTGGAAGTGGCGCAAACCCGATGTATTGCAGTTCACGATCACCGGTGACGGGTTTTTAAAACAAATGGTGCGTAATATCGTCGGAACAGCCCTGATGATTGAACGCCGCCAAGAAAACCCAGTCCGGATGAAGGAGATTTTGGACAGCATGGATCGCCGTCAGGCCGGGCCTCCGGCGCCCGCGGCGGGTCTTTATTTGCTGCGAGTTTATTATCCTCAGGACCTTGACAAGCAGTGTATAGAACTTTAA
- the rplM gene encoding 50S ribosomal protein L13 → MKTFNAKAEEVERKWWIVDAADQKVGRVATHVANILRGKNKAIYTPNVDTGDFVVVINTDKMELSGTKWDDKKYYRHSRFFGSMKEMTAAQAKEKDSTFIMHEAVRGMLPTNKLSRHVIMKMKTYTGAEHPHSAQKPALFTLPNKK, encoded by the coding sequence ATGAAAACTTTCAATGCAAAAGCAGAAGAAGTTGAAAGAAAATGGTGGATCGTTGATGCCGCTGACCAAAAAGTCGGTCGTGTTGCGACTCACGTAGCGAATATCCTTCGCGGAAAAAACAAAGCCATCTACACTCCGAACGTAGACACAGGCGATTTCGTCGTTGTGATCAACACGGACAAGATGGAACTTTCTGGGACTAAATGGGATGACAAAAAGTACTATCGTCACTCTCGTTTCTTCGGTTCTATGAAAGAAATGACAGCAGCTCAAGCTAAAGAGAAAGATTCTACTTTCATCATGCACGAAGCTGTTCGCGGAATGCTTCCTACAAACAAGCTTTCTCGTCATGTAATCATGAAAATGAAAACCTACACTGGTGCTGAGCATCCTCATTCTGCTCAAAAGCCAGCTCTTTTCACACTTCCAAACAAGAAGTAA
- the rpsI gene encoding 30S ribosomal protein S9: MAAAERFYYATGRRKTSSARVFLKPGKGTITINGKKAEDYLTRMQSRMVIVQALDLLGQVGKFDAKVTVAGGGESGQAGAIRLGITRALIAFNPEFKGTLKKAGFVTRDPRMVERKKYGKAGARRRFQYSKR; encoded by the coding sequence ATGGCAGCAGCAGAAAGATTCTATTATGCAACTGGAAGAAGAAAAACAAGCTCAGCGCGTGTTTTCCTTAAACCTGGTAAAGGCACAATCACAATCAACGGCAAAAAAGCTGAAGATTACCTAACTCGTATGCAATCACGCATGGTTATCGTTCAAGCTTTGGACCTTTTAGGCCAAGTTGGCAAGTTCGATGCTAAAGTGACTGTTGCAGGTGGTGGTGAGTCTGGACAAGCTGGAGCAATCCGTTTGGGCATCACTCGTGCATTGATCGCTTTCAATCCTGAATTCAAAGGCACTTTGAAAAAAGCAGGATTTGTTACTCGTGATCCTCGTATGGTTGAGCGTAAAAAATACGGTAAAGCCGGCGCTCGTCGTAGATTCCAATACTCTAAACGTTAG
- a CDS encoding tail fiber domain-containing protein: MKSLYVLITTLLIAIEAIASPSTINYQGRILRTDGTPLEGSNISFRFSVLNSQGNCVLFREQKDGVDLQSSKGLFDVPLGTGIKQFPSDATSLIDVFNNASTLNCENGGTYQPSLDSTRLLRVQFHDGHGWKVVSPDSTIRSIPFATFARNAATATKLGSNTAADFILKSDVPVTDPGEFLRHNGTTWEKMKIRYSDLVNGAGNSPWPTSSCLSGQFLTWVSANDGFSCTSLDLGSGANQIPQLDSSGKIGEALMPTSYSDAKWTASGSHIYRASGNVGIGTTTPSYGLDMTGSVRAKNVSPGFLLPMQAATGQWIRLARVRTTVIYANSFILFSLVGGNTADANSPSALVSWRVKQGGVMGVNPTVNLNLLSSSDSLLAPGDLSSVITTVSSSESIVELWLRVNRAWDGVLYQPLTQSINYGAAVEYANAWTPAFSAALPTGTAATATQASFTTTASGGISYTGNVGIGTSSPGYKLHVVGTAGLSSGTSWTNASDLRLKDIEGDYTRGLAEILKLHTVKYRYKKENPLKLPSDFSKTGFIAQEVEKVLPEAVHRREDGYLELNVDPIHWAAVNAIQELATEVQVLREQDKAKDRELQDLRQQVQEIKERLDNPR; encoded by the coding sequence ATGAAGTCTTTGTACGTTTTGATCACGACTCTTCTTATCGCCATTGAGGCTATAGCTTCACCGAGTACCATTAATTACCAGGGTCGGATCTTGCGCACTGACGGTACGCCTCTAGAGGGCTCAAATATTTCATTTAGATTCTCGGTTCTAAATTCGCAAGGAAACTGCGTATTGTTTCGTGAGCAGAAAGACGGCGTAGACTTACAAAGTTCCAAGGGTCTGTTTGATGTGCCCCTGGGCACGGGAATAAAACAATTTCCGAGCGATGCCACCTCTTTAATTGATGTCTTTAACAATGCCTCAACTCTGAATTGCGAAAATGGCGGGACTTATCAGCCGTCTCTCGATTCAACAAGATTACTTCGCGTTCAGTTTCATGACGGCCACGGCTGGAAAGTGGTCTCGCCCGATAGTACTATCCGATCTATTCCTTTTGCCACCTTTGCCCGAAATGCAGCGACAGCGACGAAGTTAGGATCAAATACCGCGGCTGACTTTATATTGAAATCCGACGTGCCCGTTACGGATCCCGGAGAGTTCCTACGTCATAATGGCACGACCTGGGAAAAGATGAAAATCCGTTACTCTGATTTAGTGAATGGAGCGGGCAACTCTCCTTGGCCTACAAGTTCATGTCTTTCGGGACAATTCTTAACGTGGGTTTCCGCCAATGATGGTTTTAGTTGTACAAGTTTGGATTTAGGCTCGGGAGCCAATCAAATACCACAACTTGATAGCAGTGGAAAAATAGGGGAGGCCTTAATGCCGACATCCTATTCCGATGCGAAATGGACCGCCTCTGGCAGCCATATCTATCGGGCCTCAGGGAATGTCGGCATTGGGACCACCACTCCGAGCTACGGTTTGGATATGACCGGAAGCGTGCGGGCTAAGAATGTTTCACCGGGATTTTTACTGCCCATGCAGGCAGCCACTGGACAGTGGATACGTTTAGCTCGGGTGCGCACGACGGTTATATACGCCAACTCGTTCATTCTTTTTTCGCTTGTTGGGGGAAATACCGCCGACGCAAATTCCCCTTCTGCGCTGGTCAGTTGGCGCGTCAAGCAAGGCGGAGTTATGGGAGTCAATCCTACGGTCAATTTGAACCTTTTAAGTAGCTCCGATTCGCTTTTGGCTCCCGGAGATCTGTCGAGTGTTATAACCACGGTCAGCTCTTCAGAAAGTATCGTGGAGTTATGGCTGCGAGTGAATCGCGCCTGGGATGGTGTTTTATATCAACCACTCACCCAAAGTATTAATTACGGGGCGGCGGTTGAATACGCGAATGCTTGGACTCCGGCATTTAGTGCTGCGCTCCCGACAGGCACCGCAGCCACGGCCACCCAAGCAAGCTTTACGACGACGGCATCGGGGGGCATTTCATATACCGGCAATGTCGGTATTGGCACCTCTTCCCCGGGATATAAACTTCACGTGGTGGGAACGGCGGGCCTCAGTTCGGGAACTTCTTGGACCAATGCCTCGGATTTAAGACTGAAAGATATCGAGGGAGACTACACGAGGGGATTGGCCGAAATCTTGAAGCTGCATACGGTGAAGTATCGATATAAAAAAGAGAATCCTTTAAAGCTGCCCTCTGATTTTAGCAAAACCGGTTTTATCGCCCAGGAAGTAGAAAAAGTCCTGCCGGAAGCAGTACACAGACGAGAAGATGGTTATTTAGAGCTCAACGTAGATCCCATTCATTGGGCGGCGGTGAATGCCATTCAAGAACTGGCCACCGAGGTCCAAGTTTTAAGGGAACAAGACAAAGCGAAAGATCGTGAGTTGCAGGACTTGCGACAGCAAGTTCAGGAAATAAAAGAGCGTTTAGACAATCCAAGATAG
- a CDS encoding DUF4423 domain-containing protein: MKNSFVEALNQIFADRVTGNPRYSLRAFARDCGLDASSLRKILAGERTTTGALIAVIAEGLKIDEAIAQNWIRENEMFRIYQKNEAFLAASGYTPIQMEEFRFISESSHFAILECIKLKDFDHSLNYLERKLGLPHQTVQIMVERLQKFEFLKIDENGKFHLLKGNTSLFSLPPRAEEPLKKMQIEILNKAVTAVEEIPFAERSQSALIFSFSRSELPRLVDQLNKFRRDINAQSNETTLEADSVYCLSLSLFPMTGQGPS; this comes from the coding sequence ATGAAAAATTCCTTCGTCGAGGCGTTAAATCAGATATTTGCAGACCGTGTGACAGGAAATCCCCGTTATTCGTTGCGGGCATTTGCTCGTGATTGCGGTCTTGATGCGTCGTCATTGCGTAAAATCTTAGCGGGCGAACGCACAACCACCGGGGCGCTCATCGCGGTCATCGCTGAAGGCTTGAAAATAGATGAGGCCATCGCCCAGAATTGGATTCGAGAAAATGAAATGTTCCGAATCTATCAAAAAAACGAAGCCTTTCTGGCGGCCTCGGGTTACACGCCCATACAAATGGAAGAGTTCCGTTTTATTTCTGAAAGCAGTCATTTTGCGATTTTAGAATGCATTAAGCTTAAAGACTTCGATCATTCTTTAAATTACTTAGAACGAAAATTGGGATTGCCCCACCAAACCGTTCAAATAATGGTGGAACGTCTGCAAAAATTTGAATTCCTTAAAATCGATGAAAATGGAAAATTTCATCTTTTAAAAGGGAACACGTCCTTATTTTCGTTGCCTCCCAGAGCAGAAGAACCGCTTAAAAAAATGCAGATTGAAATTTTAAATAAGGCGGTGACAGCGGTTGAAGAAATTCCGTTTGCGGAGCGAAGTCAAAGCGCACTCATTTTTTCATTTTCCCGATCCGAGCTGCCCCGGTTGGTGGACCAGCTCAACAAGTTTCGTCGCGACATAAATGCGCAAAGCAATGAAACCACTCTAGAGGCCGACAGTGTTTATTGTTTGAGTCTTTCTCTATTTCCAATGACCGGGCAAGGTCCCTCGTGA
- a CDS encoding hybrid sensor histidine kinase/response regulator — MSTMKKTLTLVHIFFLNQVVTAVTVALIIIIYGTHLYFSEQGAIRERMEPALTRETERLSSDILVLEGNIHRLKNIVEMMDVIPPGLRLEKFRHVASTTIAPFSSQFNAYFALSPQWAKKLFKRPSYVYVVLRDHSLKGTSRFHDPKFLIAEEFLTPGYTQDPEAEWWSINEKSAGLNFSEFYYDKGYMEQVMFSTTMGLYEKGKLQAVVGIDTLASDIALRMGTFQFGKTGGAIIVDQYGRPVLPLIAKDMPIIGHTYRKAASREDFVKMPKISEKIFNIQGQKLQDFPGMDGKTYVTYSKSIRGRPWSIVLFQEKDEAYSGFYFRLFFFSLVTLAGYALLTLMVWLTGRYVVSQDKNVLAELRESRDKAEAATRAKSQFLSTMSHEIRTPLNAILGSSELLSETSLDKDQRELLRNLHSSGDTLLSMLNNILDVSKFESGRMQLEKREFLLSDLIHEVEAVIAPGCLQKQLQFNFEGPELDRWVVGDSLRLKQVLLNLLGNSLKFTDHGSVQLLLKPSSAKEPNRETFYFEVRDTGVGIARENLKKVFDEFGQEDSSVTRRFGGTGLGLNLSQKIVRAMGGELVCESEQNLGSRFYFSIELQSRIAETWNSRPLDNGGKPVDKVKTKPLDSAMSPRRILIVDDMEENHTLLRAYLKKIEALQIDSALNGFECLAKWEKDHYDVIFMDVQMPKISGLDTIRRIREMERDQQRKRTPVIVISANSFTEDIEKSLQAGADEHCGKPIRKQAVLELVEKYSGNIL, encoded by the coding sequence ATGAGCACAATGAAAAAGACCCTGACTCTGGTACATATCTTCTTTCTTAATCAGGTGGTAACGGCGGTTACCGTCGCGTTGATTATCATTATTTATGGAACCCATCTGTATTTTTCGGAACAGGGGGCCATTCGGGAGCGAATGGAGCCGGCCCTCACGCGGGAGACGGAGCGGTTAAGCAGTGATATCTTGGTCTTAGAGGGAAATATCCATCGACTTAAGAATATAGTCGAGATGATGGATGTGATTCCGCCCGGCTTGCGTCTGGAAAAGTTTCGTCATGTGGCTTCAACAACAATTGCGCCTTTTTCCTCCCAATTTAATGCCTATTTTGCGCTTTCACCGCAGTGGGCAAAGAAACTTTTTAAGCGGCCGTCATATGTGTATGTGGTTTTGCGCGATCATTCGCTTAAAGGAACCTCACGCTTCCATGACCCTAAATTTTTAATCGCGGAAGAATTTTTGACTCCGGGTTACACGCAAGATCCCGAGGCCGAATGGTGGTCGATCAACGAAAAAAGTGCGGGGCTTAATTTTTCAGAATTCTATTACGACAAGGGCTATATGGAGCAGGTGATGTTTAGCACCACCATGGGCCTTTATGAAAAAGGCAAACTGCAGGCCGTGGTGGGGATTGACACCCTCGCCAGTGATATTGCTTTACGCATGGGAACCTTCCAATTTGGCAAGACGGGGGGAGCGATCATTGTGGATCAGTACGGTCGTCCGGTGTTGCCACTGATTGCGAAGGATATGCCGATCATTGGACATACTTATCGTAAAGCGGCTTCACGCGAAGACTTTGTAAAGATGCCCAAGATCTCTGAAAAGATCTTTAATATTCAGGGGCAAAAACTGCAAGACTTCCCAGGTATGGACGGGAAGACCTACGTCACTTATTCAAAATCTATTCGCGGTCGTCCTTGGAGTATCGTTTTATTCCAAGAAAAGGATGAAGCTTATTCTGGATTTTATTTCCGCTTATTTTTCTTTTCACTGGTGACCTTGGCAGGATATGCACTTTTAACGTTAATGGTGTGGCTGACGGGTCGCTATGTGGTGTCTCAAGATAAAAATGTTTTAGCCGAATTACGAGAGTCTCGCGATAAAGCCGAAGCCGCCACGCGTGCAAAATCTCAGTTTTTATCGACGATGAGTCACGAGATCCGCACGCCGTTAAACGCGATCTTGGGGTCCTCAGAACTTTTAAGTGAAACCAGTTTGGATAAGGATCAACGTGAACTTTTACGGAATCTGCACAGTTCCGGCGACACTTTACTGAGCATGCTGAACAATATTTTGGATGTTTCAAAATTTGAATCCGGTCGCATGCAGTTAGAAAAGCGCGAGTTCTTATTAAGTGATCTGATCCACGAAGTCGAGGCAGTGATCGCCCCGGGTTGCCTGCAAAAACAATTGCAGTTTAATTTTGAAGGTCCTGAATTAGATCGTTGGGTGGTCGGTGATTCATTGCGTTTAAAACAAGTTCTTTTAAATCTTTTAGGAAACTCTTTAAAGTTCACAGATCACGGTAGTGTTCAGTTGCTCTTAAAGCCGTCATCGGCGAAAGAGCCTAACCGAGAGACCTTTTATTTTGAAGTGCGCGATACCGGCGTGGGTATTGCCCGCGAAAATCTTAAAAAAGTTTTTGATGAATTTGGGCAAGAGGACTCTTCCGTCACGCGTCGCTTTGGTGGGACCGGCTTGGGATTAAATCTATCGCAGAAAATTGTTCGCGCCATGGGAGGCGAGCTTGTGTGTGAGTCTGAACAAAATCTGGGTTCAAGATTTTATTTCTCTATAGAGTTGCAAAGCCGTATCGCGGAAACCTGGAACTCGCGACCTTTGGATAACGGTGGTAAACCCGTTGATAAAGTTAAGACGAAGCCTCTGGATTCCGCCATGTCGCCAAGACGTATTCTGATCGTGGATGATATGGAGGAAAATCACACGCTTTTACGTGCTTATCTAAAAAAGATCGAAGCCTTGCAGATCGATTCGGCGCTGAATGGTTTTGAATGCCTAGCTAAGTGGGAAAAAGATCACTACGACGTGATATTCATGGATGTGCAGATGCCCAAGATCTCCGGCCTTGATACCATTCGTCGCATTCGCGAAATGGAACGTGATCAACAGCGTAAGCGCACCCCCGTGATCGTGATTTCTGCAAATAGCTTTACTGAAGATATTGAAAAAAGCCTGCAAGCAGGCGCAGATGAGCATTGTGGTAAGCCTATTCGTAAACAGGCGGTTTTAGAGCTGGTGGAAAAATACAGCGGCAATATTTTGTAG
- the alaS gene encoding alanine--tRNA ligase produces MKSSEIRQKFIEYFEKQGHRHVPSSSLIPENDPTLLFANAGMNQFKNTFLGLEKRDYTRAVSSQKCVRAGGKHNDLENVGFTARHHTFFEMLGNFSFGDYFKKDAIRFAWEFLTKDLAIPKEKLYVTVHLSDDEAADIWHQQEGIPKDRIFRFDKDNFWKMGDTGPCGPCTEIFYDHGPSAGTIADPYKGIAAGEDRFVEIWNLVFMQYFENPPGTLTPLPKPSVDTGAGLERVVAAMQGKFNNYDTDLFKPMLDVACKIGGIEYVTDLNTLKTNKEIAERTSALRVLADHCRSSAFLIADGALPSNEGRGYVLRRIMRRAIRYGRKLSTDKSFLPGMAEALIESMGSVYPELKERRDHILNTIRDEEDRFSATLDNGTGLLMEELKKAKAKGVKELSGEVVFKMYDTYGFPADLTRVIANENGIEVNEEAFEKEMENNRARSKASWKGKALDADEQHLIKFSKDYAATGKTTKFTGYDDFAGGGNITALSNGREVVKELKNGQTGVMILDATSFYGEGGGQVGDVGYIMNGPSRARVVNTTKTDDVVLHHVEVEHGDFKIGNAVDTIVDPIDRRNTMANHSATHLLHSALRRVLGTHVTQAGSLVDAQKTRFDFTHNKPVSSEEIRQIEDMVNEQIARSLDVKIELMNPKDAIAKGAMALFGEKYGDVVRVLTMGDFSTELCGGTHVKNTSQIRLFKILSESGVSSGVRRLEATTGDHAVKFAMTAIQHFDEALSAAGLQKSPHYLKHLEATGETSTLANRVEGLKEQIKMLEKEMKKLQGGQVNVDELAAKALTFKTKSGAAAKLVLADVPLDDRQVLAEITDHLKNKIQNGVVVVVGQGEGSHPIIVSVSKDITGETKAGDLLKEMAGIMGGKGGGRPDFAQGAAPQRDKLADAFVKVRSLLGV; encoded by the coding sequence ATGAAAAGCTCTGAGATCAGACAAAAGTTTATCGAATACTTCGAAAAACAGGGACATCGCCATGTTCCTTCTTCGTCGTTAATCCCGGAAAATGATCCCACCCTGCTTTTCGCCAACGCCGGGATGAATCAATTCAAAAATACTTTTTTAGGTTTAGAAAAACGTGATTACACTCGCGCCGTCAGTTCACAAAAATGCGTCCGCGCCGGCGGTAAGCACAACGATTTAGAAAACGTGGGCTTCACGGCTCGCCATCATACCTTCTTTGAAATGTTGGGTAATTTTTCTTTTGGGGACTACTTTAAGAAAGACGCCATTCGTTTTGCTTGGGAGTTTTTAACTAAAGACCTCGCGATCCCTAAAGAAAAGCTTTATGTCACGGTTCATCTTTCTGACGATGAAGCCGCCGACATCTGGCATCAGCAAGAAGGCATTCCCAAAGATCGCATCTTCCGCTTTGACAAAGACAACTTCTGGAAAATGGGTGACACAGGACCTTGTGGTCCTTGCACTGAGATTTTCTATGACCACGGTCCCAGCGCCGGTACGATCGCCGATCCTTACAAAGGGATTGCCGCGGGGGAAGATCGTTTCGTCGAGATCTGGAACTTGGTTTTCATGCAGTACTTTGAAAATCCTCCGGGAACTTTGACTCCGCTGCCAAAACCATCCGTGGATACAGGAGCGGGATTAGAGCGCGTGGTAGCAGCAATGCAAGGCAAGTTTAATAACTACGACACGGATTTGTTTAAACCCATGCTCGATGTCGCCTGCAAAATTGGGGGCATTGAATACGTTACGGATCTAAACACTTTAAAAACCAACAAAGAAATTGCCGAGCGAACTTCGGCGTTGCGTGTCTTAGCGGATCACTGTCGTTCATCCGCGTTTCTTATTGCCGACGGCGCTTTGCCATCAAATGAAGGTCGCGGCTACGTTCTTCGCCGTATCATGAGACGGGCGATTCGTTATGGCCGTAAACTTTCCACGGATAAATCTTTCTTACCTGGCATGGCCGAAGCTTTGATTGAAAGCATGGGGTCTGTGTACCCCGAGCTTAAAGAACGTCGCGATCATATTTTAAATACCATCCGTGATGAAGAAGACCGCTTCAGCGCGACTTTAGATAACGGCACCGGTTTGCTGATGGAAGAGCTTAAAAAAGCCAAAGCAAAAGGTGTAAAAGAACTTTCCGGCGAAGTCGTTTTCAAAATGTATGACACTTACGGCTTCCCAGCCGATCTGACTCGCGTGATCGCAAATGAAAACGGCATCGAAGTAAATGAAGAAGCCTTCGAAAAAGAGATGGAAAACAACCGCGCCCGCTCTAAGGCATCCTGGAAAGGAAAAGCTTTAGATGCTGACGAACAGCACTTGATTAAATTCTCTAAAGACTATGCAGCGACGGGCAAAACCACGAAGTTCACGGGTTATGATGACTTCGCGGGCGGCGGAAACATCACGGCCCTTTCAAATGGTCGCGAAGTCGTGAAAGAACTTAAAAACGGTCAAACCGGCGTTATGATCCTAGACGCTACTTCGTTTTATGGCGAAGGTGGCGGTCAGGTCGGTGACGTTGGTTACATCATGAATGGACCGTCACGGGCGCGCGTCGTGAATACCACGAAAACAGACGACGTGGTTTTACATCATGTCGAAGTTGAACACGGCGACTTTAAAATCGGTAACGCAGTAGACACGATTGTTGACCCTATCGATCGTCGCAATACGATGGCTAACCATTCAGCCACTCACTTACTGCATTCTGCTTTACGCCGCGTATTGGGAACTCACGTGACGCAAGCAGGATCTTTGGTGGATGCACAAAAGACTCGTTTTGACTTTACTCACAACAAACCTGTTTCTTCTGAAGAGATTCGTCAAATCGAAGATATGGTGAACGAACAGATCGCCAGATCTTTAGACGTTAAAATCGAATTAATGAATCCTAAAGACGCTATTGCCAAAGGAGCGATGGCGCTTTTTGGTGAAAAATACGGCGATGTCGTTCGTGTGTTGACGATGGGTGATTTTTCAACTGAACTTTGCGGCGGTACTCACGTTAAGAACACTTCGCAAATTCGTCTTTTCAAAATCCTCTCTGAATCTGGCGTGAGCTCTGGCGTTCGTCGCCTTGAAGCAACCACCGGCGATCACGCGGTGAAATTTGCGATGACGGCGATCCAGCACTTTGACGAAGCTCTTTCCGCAGCGGGCTTACAAAAAAGTCCTCATTATCTAAAACATCTTGAAGCCACGGGGGAAACTTCAACCCTGGCAAATCGTGTTGAAGGTCTTAAAGAGCAAATCAAAATGCTTGAAAAGGAAATGAAGAAGCTTCAAGGAGGCCAAGTCAATGTCGACGAACTTGCGGCCAAAGCGTTGACCTTTAAAACCAAGTCCGGAGCCGCGGCGAAATTGGTTTTGGCCGATGTCCCGTTGGATGATCGCCAAGTCCTAGCCGAAATCACGGATCACTTAAAAAATAAAATCCAAAATGGTGTTGTGGTTGTTGTCGGTCAAGGTGAAGGCAGCCACCCGATTATCGTGAGCGTTTCTAAAGACATCACGGGCGAAACCAAAGCTGGCGATCTTTTAAAAGAAATGGCCGGTATCATGGGCGGTAAAGGTGGTGGACGTCCAGACTTTGCCCAAGGAGCAGCTCCACAACGTGATAAGCTTGCGGATGCGTTCGTTAAAGTAAGAAGCCTGCTTGGGGTTTAA
- a CDS encoding regulatory protein RecX: MSDEKDSLKIKQAAARKVMDLIAKRDHSETELRQKLRKAFSHEENREELGEALDEAIDFAKDSGFIGNPDELAERMADTLHRRHKGIHYINNYLREKGLPPVATDRELELEKALHVVKNKYSENYEFSREEKARAGRFLASRGFDSETVRKVLYEKL, translated from the coding sequence ATGTCCGATGAAAAAGACTCCCTAAAAATCAAGCAGGCTGCCGCAAGAAAGGTCATGGACCTTATTGCTAAGCGCGATCATTCCGAAACGGAATTGCGTCAAAAATTACGCAAAGCCTTTTCGCATGAGGAAAACCGCGAAGAGCTGGGGGAAGCCTTAGATGAAGCCATCGATTTTGCCAAAGACAGCGGGTTTATCGGAAACCCCGATGAGTTGGCCGAGCGCATGGCGGACACGCTTCATCGCCGTCATAAAGGCATTCACTACATTAACAATTATCTTCGTGAAAAGGGTCTCCCCCCGGTCGCGACGGATCGTGAGCTAGAGCTTGAAAAAGCTTTGCATGTTGTGAAAAATAAATACTCTGAAAATTATGAATTCTCTCGTGAAGAAAAGGCCCGTGCGGGTCGTTTTTTAGCTTCGCGAGGTTTTGATTCTGAGACCGTAAGAAAGGTTCTATATGAAAAGCTCTGA